The following are encoded together in the Gemella haemolysans ATCC 10379 genome:
- a CDS encoding cold-shock protein: protein MKQGTVKWFNEEKGFGFIEVAGEKDIFVHFSSIKKDGFKTLKEGDKVEFEVEDGARGPQAANVVVL, encoded by the coding sequence ATGAAACAAGGTACAGTAAAATGGTTTAACGAGGAAAAAGGATTCGGATTTATCGAAGTGGCAGGAGAAAAAGATATTTTTGTTCACTTCTCAAGTATTAAAAAAGATGGATTCAAAACTTTAAAAGAAGGCGATAAAGTTGAATTTGAAGTTGAAGACGGTGCTCGTGGACCACAAGCAGCTAACGTAGTTGTTCTTTAA
- the hisS gene encoding histidine--tRNA ligase: MVISMPRGTQDILPEESIKWQYIEGKLREISKNFCYEEIRTPMFESTELFSRGVGDTTDIVQKEMYTFQDKGNRSLTLRPEGTAGTVRSYIENKLFAKTIQPQKLYYVGPMFRYERKQKGRYRQFVQYGVEVIGEESPKIDAEVISLAYNIYRMFGIENIKVSINSLGNPEERQAYNEALVKHFEPRINEFCEDCNNRLYKNPMRILDCKVDAGHELIKSAPKLLDYLGEESKQYFAEVLKHLDALGVKYEIDHNLVRGLDYYTHTAFEIMIDNPEVELKTLCGGGRYNGLIKLLDGPEDKKGIGFALSIERLLLALESENIELPIDDTIDVFVVAMGEEASNAGVKLTNDLRLAGYSVQNDYFDKKMKAQMKIADRYNAKYSIIIGQSELESGTLVVKDMKSFEQEIIKLENIVDYLQEKLRGEK; encoded by the coding sequence ATGGTAATTAGCATGCCGAGAGGAACTCAAGATATACTACCTGAAGAAAGTATTAAATGGCAGTATATTGAAGGGAAACTAAGAGAAATTAGCAAGAACTTTTGCTATGAAGAAATTAGAACACCAATGTTTGAATCAACAGAATTATTCAGTAGAGGTGTTGGAGACACTACTGATATAGTTCAAAAAGAGATGTATACTTTCCAAGATAAAGGAAATAGATCTTTAACACTAAGACCTGAGGGAACTGCTGGAACAGTTCGTTCATATATAGAAAATAAATTATTTGCTAAAACAATTCAACCGCAAAAACTATACTATGTAGGTCCGATGTTTAGATATGAAAGAAAGCAAAAAGGACGTTATCGTCAATTTGTTCAATATGGAGTTGAGGTTATTGGGGAAGAAAGTCCAAAGATTGATGCAGAGGTAATAAGCTTAGCGTACAATATTTACAGAATGTTTGGTATAGAGAATATCAAGGTGAGTATTAACTCTTTAGGAAATCCAGAAGAAAGACAAGCTTATAATGAAGCGTTAGTAAAACATTTTGAACCTAGAATAAATGAGTTCTGTGAGGATTGTAATAATAGACTTTATAAAAACCCTATGAGAATTTTAGATTGTAAAGTTGATGCGGGACATGAACTTATTAAATCAGCACCAAAACTATTAGATTACTTAGGTGAAGAATCTAAGCAATATTTCGCAGAAGTTCTAAAACATTTAGACGCATTAGGTGTAAAATATGAAATAGATCATAATTTAGTTCGTGGACTAGATTACTATACTCATACTGCGTTTGAGATTATGATAGATAATCCTGAAGTGGAATTAAAAACACTTTGTGGAGGTGGTCGTTATAATGGTTTAATTAAATTGTTAGATGGACCGGAAGATAAAAAAGGTATTGGTTTTGCTTTAAGTATTGAAAGATTATTATTAGCTCTAGAAAGTGAAAATATAGAATTACCTATAGATGATACAATTGATGTGTTTGTAGTTGCTATGGGAGAAGAAGCTTCAAATGCTGGAGTAAAACTTACTAATGATTTAAGATTAGCTGGATATAGCGTACAAAATGATTATTTTGACAAAAAAATGAAAGCTCAAATGAAGATTGCAGATAGATATAATGCAAAATATTCTATAATAATTGGTCAAAGTGAACTGGAGAGTGGAACGCTTGTCGTAAAAGATATGAAATCATTTGAACAAGAAATAATTAAGTTAGAAAACATAGTTGATTATTTACAAGAAAAATTGAGAGGAGAAAAATAA
- a CDS encoding RidA family protein: MKITEVNTPKAPKAVGPYVQANKVGDLIFCSGQLGIDPETGKIVEGGVIEEAKQVFKNIEAVLEEAGSSMNHVVKSLVLLKDIADFAEVNKVYAEQFNDVLPARSAFQVAALPLGGNIEIEVIAVEK; encoded by the coding sequence ATGAAAATTACAGAAGTAAATACACCAAAAGCACCAAAAGCTGTAGGACCATACGTACAAGCAAATAAAGTAGGCGATCTAATTTTTTGCTCGGGTCAATTAGGAATTGACCCAGAAACTGGAAAAATAGTTGAAGGTGGAGTTATCGAAGAAGCAAAACAAGTGTTTAAAAATATTGAAGCAGTTTTAGAAGAAGCAGGGAGCTCTATGAATCATGTTGTAAAATCATTAGTATTATTGAAAGATATTGCTGATTTTGCTGAAGTGAATAAAGTTTATGCTGAGCAATTCAATGATGTACTGCCTGCTAGATCAGCTTTCCAAGTAGCAGCTTTGCCATTAGGTGGTAATATTGAGATTGAAGTTATAGCTGTAGAAAAATAA
- the argS gene encoding arginine--tRNA ligase, producing MKNKIVELIQNSLAKLEIDGVDIHVETPKNTDNGDFSSNVAMQLTRVLRKNPRVIAEEIISNIEEDEAVEKIEIAGPGFINFFVKKSSLGSVVGKILEDDFKYGENNIGQGRKVLLEYVSANPTGTLHVGHARNAAYSDSLARIMKKSGYDLSREYYINDAGNQINNLVISAITRYKQALGMDAEMPEDAYHGEDIKVLGQKLKDEFGESLLEREDLNEFIREYAVAYEMENIKKDLGDFGLEYDVFFSEKSLYENGLVDKALESLREQGFVYEKDGALWLETTALGTGDDKDRVLIKADGSLTYLTSDIAYHKNKLDRGFDLLLDVLGADHHGYVARLKASVVAMGYKADQLEALIMQMVQLLNNGEVVKMSKRTGKAITLRDLIDEVGADAARYFLVMRSADSHLDFDFAVAKEQSSDNPLYYVQYAHARICSILRQAAEQAEYDVKNCDYELLTDEYSVDLLKNLAYYPEIVAQAAKNYEPHRICNYLQSLASSFHKFYNNNKVITENKEQTQSYLALITAVKITLRNALDLIGVSAPEKM from the coding sequence GTGAAAAATAAAATAGTGGAATTAATACAAAATTCTTTAGCCAAATTAGAAATTGATGGAGTAGATATTCATGTAGAAACTCCGAAAAACACAGATAATGGAGATTTTTCTTCAAACGTAGCGATGCAATTAACAAGAGTTTTACGTAAAAATCCTAGAGTTATTGCTGAAGAAATAATTAGTAATATAGAAGAAGATGAAGCGGTAGAAAAAATTGAAATAGCTGGACCGGGATTTATTAACTTTTTCGTTAAAAAATCAAGTCTTGGAAGTGTTGTTGGGAAAATCTTAGAAGATGATTTTAAATATGGTGAAAACAACATTGGGCAAGGTAGAAAAGTTCTTTTAGAGTATGTGTCAGCTAACCCAACAGGAACACTACACGTAGGTCACGCTAGAAATGCTGCATATTCTGATTCATTAGCAAGAATAATGAAAAAATCAGGATATGATTTATCTCGTGAATACTATATCAATGATGCAGGTAATCAAATTAATAATCTTGTGATTTCAGCGATTACTAGATATAAACAGGCTCTAGGTATGGATGCTGAGATGCCAGAGGATGCATATCATGGTGAAGATATTAAAGTTTTAGGTCAAAAATTAAAAGATGAATTCGGTGAATCATTATTAGAAAGAGAAGACTTAAATGAGTTTATTCGTGAGTATGCAGTTGCATATGAAATGGAAAATATTAAAAAAGACCTTGGTGATTTTGGTTTAGAATATGATGTATTCTTTAGTGAAAAATCATTATATGAGAATGGTCTTGTAGATAAAGCTTTAGAATCTCTTAGAGAACAAGGCTTTGTTTATGAAAAAGATGGAGCTTTATGGTTAGAAACAACAGCTTTAGGTACAGGGGATGATAAAGACCGTGTATTAATAAAAGCAGATGGTTCATTAACATATTTAACTAGTGATATAGCGTATCATAAAAATAAATTAGATCGTGGATTTGATTTATTATTAGACGTTCTTGGTGCAGATCATCATGGTTATGTAGCTAGACTTAAAGCTAGTGTAGTAGCTATGGGGTATAAAGCAGATCAATTAGAAGCGCTAATAATGCAAATGGTACAACTTCTAAATAATGGGGAAGTTGTGAAAATGAGTAAGAGAACAGGTAAGGCAATTACACTTCGTGATTTAATCGATGAAGTAGGAGCTGATGCTGCTCGTTACTTTTTAGTAATGAGAAGTGCAGATAGTCACTTAGACTTTGACTTTGCAGTAGCAAAAGAACAATCAAGTGATAATCCACTATACTATGTTCAATATGCCCACGCTAGAATTTGTTCAATTTTACGTCAAGCAGCAGAACAAGCTGAATACGATGTGAAAAATTGTGATTATGAATTGCTAACAGATGAGTACTCAGTAGACTTACTGAAAAACTTAGCATATTATCCAGAAATAGTTGCACAAGCAGCTAAAAATTACGAACCACACAGAATTTGTAATTATTTACAAAGTCTTGCAAGTTCATTCCACAAATTCTATAATAATAATAAAGTAATAACTGAAAATAAGGAGCAAACTCAAAGTTACTTAGCATTAATCACTGCTGTTAAGATAACTTTAAGAAACGCTTTAGATTTAATCGGAGTATCAGCTCCGGAAAAAATGTAA
- the aspS gene encoding aspartate--tRNA ligase, translated as MSAYGRTEYAGRIDEKYVGKKVTLKGWVSKRRDLGNLIFIDVRDRMGVVQCVFSGEKNAELHELAGTLRNEFVVSIEGEVVLRNESTVNEKIASGKVEVIADKLEILSKAKTLPFVLDDASLSSEELRLKYRYLDLRRTELAEVLHLRSKITKATRDYLDNNMFVDVETPILTKSTPEGARDYLVPSRVHPGEFYALPQSPQLFKQLLMIAGFDRYYQVARCFRDEDLRADRQPDFTQIDMEMSFMSQEEILTMIEGLIAHVMKEVKGIDVVLPFPRLDYEEAMERFGSDKPDTRFGMELKDVSDLVKNLDFKVFSNAVEQGGAVKCIVAKGCAEQYSRKDIDALGKYVANYGAKGLAWVKVTEEGLNGAIAKFFTDEVAQELVARVDAEVGDIILFAADSKKVCYASLGALRQKLAADLDLIDKDKYNYLWVVNWPLLEYDEEKGRYSAAHHPFTMPKVEDVELLEAAPEKAYAQAYDIVLNGYELGGGSIRIYDKEVQSSMFKALGFTQEQAQEQFGFLLDAFEYGVPPHGGCALGLDRFVMLLAGRDNLRDTIAFPKTANAADPMTQAPSPVDLEQLLELNISLLRK; from the coding sequence ATGAGTGCATACGGAAGAACAGAATACGCTGGTCGTATAGATGAAAAATATGTAGGAAAAAAAGTAACATTAAAAGGTTGGGTTAGTAAACGTCGTGACCTTGGTAATTTAATTTTTATTGATGTAAGAGATAGAATGGGTGTAGTTCAATGTGTATTTTCAGGAGAAAAAAATGCAGAATTACATGAACTAGCAGGAACTTTAAGAAATGAATTTGTAGTTTCTATTGAAGGAGAAGTAGTATTAAGAAATGAATCTACTGTAAACGAGAAAATCGCATCAGGTAAAGTAGAAGTTATCGCTGATAAATTAGAAATTTTATCAAAAGCAAAAACATTACCATTCGTTTTAGACGATGCAAGTTTATCGAGTGAAGAATTACGTCTAAAATATCGTTACCTTGACTTAAGAAGAACAGAACTTGCAGAAGTGTTACACTTACGTTCAAAAATCACTAAAGCAACTAGAGATTATTTAGATAACAACATGTTTGTTGATGTTGAAACGCCAATTTTAACTAAGTCTACTCCAGAAGGAGCACGTGACTACTTAGTACCAAGTAGGGTTCATCCAGGTGAATTCTATGCATTACCACAGTCACCACAATTATTTAAACAATTATTAATGATTGCTGGATTTGACAGATACTATCAAGTAGCTCGTTGTTTCCGTGACGAAGACTTACGTGCTGACAGACAACCAGACTTTACACAAATCGACATGGAAATGAGCTTTATGTCACAAGAAGAAATTCTTACTATGATAGAAGGTTTAATTGCACACGTAATGAAAGAAGTAAAAGGAATTGATGTAGTATTACCATTCCCACGCCTTGATTATGAAGAAGCAATGGAAAGATTTGGTAGCGATAAACCAGATACTCGTTTTGGAATGGAATTAAAAGATGTTAGTGATCTTGTTAAAAACTTAGACTTCAAAGTGTTTTCAAATGCAGTAGAACAAGGTGGAGCAGTAAAATGTATCGTAGCAAAAGGATGTGCAGAGCAATATTCTCGTAAAGATATCGACGCGTTAGGCAAATATGTTGCGAACTACGGAGCTAAAGGATTAGCGTGGGTTAAAGTTACAGAAGAAGGATTAAATGGAGCAATTGCTAAATTCTTTACAGATGAAGTAGCTCAAGAATTAGTAGCTCGTGTAGATGCAGAAGTTGGAGATATTATTTTATTTGCAGCAGATAGTAAGAAAGTATGTTACGCATCATTAGGTGCATTACGTCAAAAATTAGCAGCTGACTTAGACCTAATCGATAAAGATAAATACAACTATCTATGGGTAGTAAACTGGCCTTTATTAGAGTATGATGAAGAAAAAGGTCGTTACAGTGCAGCACACCACCCATTCACTATGCCAAAAGTAGAAGATGTTGAACTATTAGAGGCAGCACCAGAAAAAGCATACGCTCAGGCTTATGATATAGTACTTAATGGATATGAGCTAGGTGGAGGAAGTATCCGTATTTATGATAAAGAAGTTCAATCTTCAATGTTTAAAGCATTAGGATTCACACAAGAACAAGCTCAAGAACAATTTGGATTCTTATTAGATGCATTTGAATATGGTGTACCACCTCACGGAGGTTGTGCCTTAGGATTAGATAGATTCGTTATGTTATTAGCTGGACGTGATAACTTACGTGATACAATTGCATTCCCTAAAACTGCGAATGCAGCAGACCCAATGACTCAAGCTCCATCACCAGTAGATTTAGAGCAGCTATTAGAATTAAACATTTCACTACTAAGAAAATAA
- the rpoE gene encoding DNA-directed RNA polymerase subunit delta: MVKLKDLSAEKIKEMSLIDLCYAYMVEEGIEKLNIYDFLDYIKPLRNVDDEEFTAQAAYFYTDLNLDGRFVCVEDGSWKLRDSLFVEDIKNFVEPSVQKFEIDDEDDIEELGEEEQEDIHDEVDALIEEEDMEESEDVFDFDNEGIVSKFNIATEEEEF, encoded by the coding sequence ATGGTAAAGTTAAAAGATTTAAGCGCAGAAAAAATTAAGGAAATGTCACTAATAGATTTATGTTATGCATATATGGTAGAAGAAGGAATTGAAAAATTAAATATTTATGATTTCTTAGATTATATTAAACCACTAAGAAATGTTGATGATGAAGAATTTACTGCACAAGCTGCATACTTCTACACAGATCTAAATTTAGATGGACGTTTTGTATGTGTTGAAGATGGTAGTTGGAAATTAAGAGATAGTTTATTTGTAGAAGATATTAAAAACTTCGTTGAGCCAAGTGTTCAAAAATTTGAAATTGATGATGAAGACGATATTGAAGAGCTTGGTGAAGAAGAACAAGAAGATATCCATGATGAAGTTGATGCTCTAATCGAAGAAGAAGATATGGAAGAGAGTGAAGATGTCTTCGATTTCGATAATGAAGGTATTGTATCGAAATTCAACATAGCAACTGAAGAAGAAGAGTTTTAA